One genomic segment of Plasmodium vivax chromosome 9, whole genome shotgun sequence includes these proteins:
- a CDS encoding hypothetical protein, conserved (encoded by transcript PVX_091775A) — MNEKKQPSIANLFAANRDGGGRGNQNSGGGGGDDKRVIIDREKKQSIWSLFTQVDASGGGARKRSEGGDDGGGESPPADVFFTPRNAPRGGADKGANRHAGGHSASHSASHSASHSASHSASHSANQSANQPANRAVTHGAKQGLFKNVQENQDIRKEIENITSSFKRKNNILLGDKTDDSVLSSILSRKRTKMNVEGREVAPCFTPPAGGSCASYNAYKEFFAKGASSQGGTGETKVIDKKTLLDDLAANRTRHQIEGDNVVSRMKGGSEASQTSQVKGTNQTSAANHASAANLASAANHAKGAREERPPHTCVLKKKNVCVPVNVVNEHNQQNVIKMRKAHQKIFKKDTFDLFHHLGDDLFRHIVSNVKSKKNLLLLNKRFRDMVRCLRVKLIYDGTLKNTIPPESIIKTMYTSDKLQVLDLSGCSHLSSHHFNLLCNSNNIKFDRTLKILCLNGCTKLTDSSLKVLLHRFKCLSIVDLRNCYKISHDGIYPLKFKSALVKLYLGNTSSSTVSNYHSDDTLRVLFSCVPPASGESTAHRVTPQGGEMDVQIDTPLKLLSCFEITNAKQLSDISYLYIISKNLKVLNLRGCNVDDRAAIFFKCLTNLIALNVADTKVSNEVIKTVCAHSPKMRILDISKTTDVQNDTILTVARSLKRLRKVKVSSLQHVDNFSVREFLKHCRDLVAIDFSSCWKVNNSFCHVNGLEVASGPKLTDVGVYQCSVDRRACEGALTEVGCSSVRVHIYNELKIFETSIYADVDALDQGE, encoded by the exons ATAGCCAACCTGTTCGCGGCGAACAGGGATGGCGGCGGGAGGGGGAACCAAAacagcggggggggcggtgGAGACGACAAAAGGGTTATCATAGAccgggagaagaagcagtcCATCTGGTCGCTGTTCACCCAGGTGGATGCGTCCGGGGGGGGTGCACGGAAAAGGAGCGAAGGTGGGGATGATGGTGGTGGAGAAAGCCCCCCTGCAGACGTGTTTTTCACCCCGAGAAATgcgccgcgggggggggccgACAAGGGGGCAAACCGCCACGCGGGTGGTCACTCTGCTAGTCACTCTGCTAGTCACTCTGCTAGTCACTCTGCTAGTCACTCTGCTAGTCACTCTGCTAATCAATCTGCTAATCAACCTGCCAACCGCGCCGTTACCCACGGGGCCAAGCAGGGGCTGTTCAAAAACGTGCAAGAAAATCAGGACATCagaaaagaaatagaaaacaTAACGAGCAGCTTCAAACGGAAGAACAACATTTTACTGGGGGACAAAACGGACGACAGTGTGCTGAGCAGCATCCTCTCGAGGAAGAGGACAAAAATGAACGTCGAGGGGAGGGAGGTAGCTCCGTGCTTcaccccccccgcgggaGGCTCCTGCGCGTCCTACAACGCATACAAGGAGTTCTTCGCAAAGGGGGCCTCTAGCCAAGGTGGGACGGGCGAAACGAAGGTGATCGATAAGAAGACGCTCCTGGATGATTTGGCGGCGAACAGAACGAGGCACCAAATTGAGGGCGACAATGTGGTGAGTCGcatgaagggggggagcgaagCGAGTCAAACGAGCCAGGTGAAGGGGACAAACCAGACGAGTGCCGCCAACCATGCGAGCGCCGCCAACCTTGCGAGCGCCGCCAACCATGCGAAGGGCGCAAGGGAGGAACGCCCCCCACACACGTGcgtgctgaagaagaagaacgtGTGCGTCCCCGTAAACGTAGTGAACGAGCACAACCAGCAAAACGTTattaaaatgagaaaggcacaccaaaaaatttttaaaaaggacaCCTTCGACCTCTTTCACCACCTGGGAGACGACCTATTCAGGCACATCGTCTCGAAcgtgaaaagtaaaaaaaacctcCTCCTCCTAAACAAACGATTTAGAGACATGGTCCGTTGCCTCAGAGTGAAACTCATTTACGATGggacattaaaaaatacaattccTCCAGAGAGCATTATAAAAACGATGTATACGTCCGACAAGCTGCAAGTGCTGGACCTTTCAGGATGCTCTCATCTCTCCTCTCaccattttaatttactatgcaattctaataatataaaatttgataGGACCTTAAAAATACTATGCCTAAATGGATGTACCAAACTTACCGATTCCAGTTTGAAGGTACTTCTCCATCGCTTTAAGTGCCTCTCCATTGTGGATCTTCGTAACTGCTATAAGATCAGTCATGATGGGATCTACCCCTTGAAATTTAAAAGCGCCTTGGTGAAATTGTACCTTGGGAATACCTCCTCCTCTACGGTCTCTAATTACCATTCTGATGATACCCTCCGTGTACTCTTCAGCTGTGTGCCTCCTGCATCGGGGGAATCTACCGCTCATAGGGTAACTCCCCAGGGTGGTGAGATGGATGTGCAGATCGACACCCCACTGAAGCTACTCTCCTGCTTCGAAATCACCAATGCGAAGCAACTCAGCGATATTTCGTACCTCTATATAATTTCTAAAAACCTTAAGGTGCTTAACCTCCGGGGGTGCAACGTTGATGATAGGGCGGCCATCTTCTTCAAATGCCTCACCAACCTCATCGCTTTGAACGTAGCAGACACGAAGGTCTCCAATGAGGTGATCAAAACGGTCTGCGCTCACTCACCCAAGATGCGGATCCTGGACATCTCCAAAACGACGGACGTCCAGAACGACACCATCTTGACCGTCGCGCGAAGTTTGAAGCGCCTCCGGAAGGTTAAGGTGTCCTCGTTGCA ACACGTGGACAATTTCTCCGTCCGGGAATTCCTCAAACACTGCAGGGACCTCGTAGCAATCGATTTCTCCAGCTGCTGGAAAGTTAACAACTCCTTTTGCCACGTGAACGGGCTGGAAGTCGCGTCAG GGCCCAAGCTGACGGACGTGGGTGTCTACCAGTGCTCAGTCGACCGCAGGGCCTGCGAAGGGGCCCTCACCGAAGTCGGCTGCTCCTCCGTGCGCGTGCACATATACAAC GAGCTGAAAATATTTGAGACATCCATTTACGCGGACGTGGACGCCCTGGATCAGGGCGAATGA
- a CDS encoding hypothetical protein, conserved (encoded by transcript PVX_091780A), with amino-acid sequence MGDGEESSGVRGDGQLAHDPADGGTSETSNTYEDAVENGDVPNEANAQGSANGGLEGAPQGKEEDPPKDESEKEQIPSELECAICMKLLIIPVTIPCGHNFCRDCLEKAKEYKNACPLCRSNMGDKKNINILLADLIKEKYPLTYAKRVEEMEMIKREKEKKILKERFDAIKNSSVIPLFKVPLVFGPYFPGEVFDLNIYNEKFIDLIELISSERTFAITSSKDKSSHGDEKMYGIHVKILEQNKTNQVFCIKCVANFRVILYNIIHFHQYENYIASHSPLFDESISLNFFEYNLLRAGSGVGGGSGVSGVSGGKGANGAGASPPEEGTCTCKCNCATPAAPTHGTTAECANQSTTDVGKKKVEDLKKLLNTIEVEDDINAISSYYDRYRSIISGSTDTNDYHVYNAVNYYSCVIFSRICLLCIRYQLNRFGNAGIRLFNSKFRNVKLTSSEPSNEELENFSYCLSSAIISRSILKWRWFKTTNTTERLESITQYFLKKKNKSILALDNSRSPIIHRLFMLDSISSSLLILVFISVIIFVKYFLY; translated from the exons ATGGGTGACGGGGAAGAGAGCAGCGGCGTACGGGGCGATGGCCAGTTGGCCCACGACCCGGCCGACGGAGGAACCAGCGAAACGTCGAACACGTACGAGGACGCCGTGGAGAATGGAGACGTCCCCAATGAAGCGAACGCACAGGGGAGTGCGAATGGCGGGTTGGAGG GGGCACCCcaggggaaggaagaagaccCCCCCAAAGACGAATCCGAAAAGGAGCAAATCCCCTCTGAACTGGAATGTGCCATATGCATGAAGCTGCTAATCATACCAGTGACCATCCCATGTGGGCATAACTTCTGCAGAGACTGCCTAGAAAAAGCCAAAGAGTACAAAAACGCATGTCCCTTGTGTAGATCCAATATGGGGGATAAGAAAAACATTAACATTTTGTTGGCTGACCTGATTAAGGAGAAGTACCCCCTGACATATGCCAAACGAGTAGAAGAAATggaaatgataaaaagagaaaaggaaaaaaaaatactaaagGAAAGATTCGATGCTATTAAAAACTCGTCTGTCATCCCTCTCTTTAAAGTCCCCCTGGTGTTTGGCCCCTACTTCCCAGGAGAGGTATTCGAcctaaacatatataatgaaaagtTTATAGACCTTATAGAGCTCATATCAAGTGAGCGCACCTTCGCCATCACCTCTAGTAAAGACAAATCGAGTCATGGGGACGAGAAGATGTATGGGATTCACGTAAAAATTCTGGAGCAGAACAAAACCAACCAGGTCTTCTGCATCAAATGCGTGGCCAACTTCCGAGTCATCCTCTATAACATTATACACTTCCACCAGTATGAAAATTACATTGCCAGTCACTCCCCCCTCTTTGACGAGTCCATTTCGCTCAATTTCTTTGAGTACAATTTGTTGCGGGCGGGAAGCGGAGTTGGCGGAGGAAGCGGAGTTAGCGGAGTTAGCGGCGGTAAGGGGGCCAACGGGGcgggcgcttccccccccgaagaAGGCACCTGCACCTGCAAGTGCAATTGCGCTACGCCCGCCGCGCCTACCCATGGGACTACAGCAGAGTGTGCAAACCAAAGCACAACCGAcgtgggaaagaaaaaagtggaagaccTGAAGAAGCTGCTCAACACAATCGAGGTGGAGGATGACATAAACGCCATTTCGTCTTACTACGACAGGTACAGAAGCATAATTAGTGGCTCAACAGACACGAATGATTACCATGTGTATAACGCGGTGAATTACTATTCCTGTGTCATCTTCTCTAGGATCTGTCTCCTCTGCATAAGGTACCAGCTGAATCGCTTTGGCAATGCGGGCATACGTCTGTTTAATAGTAAATTTAGGAACGTCAAGCTTACCTCGTCTGAACCGTCTAACGAAGAGCTAGAAAACTTTTCCTACTGTCTTAGCAGCGCCATTATCTCTAGATCCATTCTCAAGTGGAGGTGGTTCAAGACAACCAACACCACGGAGCGCCTCGAGAGCATAactcaatattttttaaaaaaaaaaaataaaagcattttGGCCCTAGACAATTCCAGGTCCCCCATCATTCACCGCCTCTTCATGTTGGACTCCATTTCGTCTTCTCTCCTCATTTTGGTCTTCATCTCGGTGATCATATTTGTAAAGTACTTTCTCTACTGA